A genomic window from Agrobacterium larrymoorei includes:
- the cyoA gene encoding ubiquinol oxidase subunit II → MNPSGDVARQQADLIITATVLMLLIIVPVLALTIFFAWKYRAAAKATDYDPEWHHSTRLEMVIWSAPVAIILMLGTVTWIATHRLDPYRPLDRIDEAREVTEAVKPLTVEVVAMDWKWLFFYPELGIGSVNEFAAPVDVPINFKITGTTAMNSFFVPALAGQIYAMGGMQTKLHAVINREGVYDGFSANFSGPGFSWMRFKFHGVSQQGFDQWVAKVKEGGKPFGRMEYLELAKPSERNPVEYFANVDPQLYDAILNRCVEPNKLCMRDMMHVDANGGGGKEGIDIAKALNSVVCTPLSPYGVATGPGSMPAAIEGQTFEPAALPQVKAEATASPGKAG, encoded by the coding sequence ATGAACCCTTCCGGTGACGTCGCCCGCCAGCAGGCCGATCTGATCATCACTGCGACGGTTCTCATGCTGTTGATCATCGTTCCGGTCCTCGCGCTGACAATCTTCTTCGCCTGGAAGTATCGCGCGGCCGCCAAGGCGACCGATTACGATCCCGAGTGGCACCACTCCACCCGTCTGGAAATGGTCATCTGGTCTGCCCCGGTCGCCATCATCCTGATGCTTGGCACCGTTACGTGGATCGCCACCCACCGTCTCGATCCCTATCGCCCACTCGATCGTATCGATGAGGCCAGGGAAGTGACGGAAGCGGTCAAGCCGCTGACGGTCGAAGTGGTTGCCATGGATTGGAAGTGGCTGTTCTTCTATCCGGAACTCGGCATCGGCAGCGTCAATGAATTTGCCGCCCCCGTCGACGTTCCGATCAACTTCAAGATCACCGGCACGACGGCGATGAACTCCTTTTTCGTGCCAGCCCTTGCCGGTCAGATCTATGCCATGGGTGGCATGCAGACCAAGCTGCACGCCGTCATCAACCGCGAAGGCGTCTATGACGGCTTTTCGGCAAACTTCTCCGGCCCCGGCTTCTCGTGGATGCGCTTTAAGTTCCACGGCGTGAGCCAGCAAGGCTTCGACCAGTGGGTCGCCAAGGTCAAGGAAGGCGGCAAGCCTTTCGGCCGCATGGAATACCTGGAACTGGCCAAGCCGAGCGAACGCAATCCGGTGGAATACTTTGCCAATGTCGATCCTCAGCTTTATGACGCGATCCTCAATCGCTGCGTCGAGCCGAACAAGCTGTGCATGCGCGACATGATGCATGTCGATGCCAATGGCGGCGGCGGCAAGGAAGGCATCGATATAGCCAAGGCGCTGAACTCCGTTGTCTGCACCCCGCTTTCGCCCTACGGCGTGGCCACTGGCCCGGGCTCCATGCCTGCTGCCATCGAAGGCCAGACCTTTGAGCCTGCTGCGCTCCCGCAGGTCAAGGCGGAAGCCACGGCGTCTCCGGGCAAAGCCGGCTGA